A genomic window from Candidatus Aenigmatarchaeota archaeon includes:
- a CDS encoding ATP-dependent DNA ligase gives MDYSKLAEVYEKLEGTTKKLEKTAILAEFIKGIDDDYELRIVMALLQGKIYHESEEMEVGVASKIVVSALQKLGFSKKAILDILKETGDLGLTAEKLVREKKQMSLLKRTLNIEKVYDSLRELATLTGKNSQGKKQNVMIELLNFAEGSEAKYIIRTVLEELRLGTAEGILRDSIAKAYEIPSETVEGAYNLKTDFGEVAVIAKNEGSEGLLKAELEIGKPIRVMLAEKSESLEKALESAEDPAIEVKYDGLRTLIEKDGKKIWVFTRRLENVTKQFPDLVKLARENILAEKAIVEGETIGLREGKPLPFQELSKRIHRKYEIRDTSKEIPIQANLFDCLLIGDREIMMLPFRERRAELEKIINVVPGKFQLAEQIVTKDLKKAEKFYKNALELGQEGVMVKNLSKPYQPGKRVGNMYKVKPEKETLDVAITGAEWGEGRRAQWLGSFTLSIRDPETGDLLEIGKLGTGLTDEQFREATEILKPLIELEKDNSVRLRPKIVIEVGYQEIQKSPNYKSGFALRFPKLVRFRDDKSIDDVDSLERVEGLFRKGA, from the coding sequence ATGGACTATTCAAAACTCGCTGAAGTTTATGAAAAGCTCGAAGGGACGACAAAAAAGCTGGAAAAGACTGCCATCCTGGCCGAGTTCATCAAAGGCATTGATGACGATTACGAGCTTAGAATCGTGATGGCGCTTCTCCAGGGAAAAATATACCACGAAAGCGAGGAGATGGAGGTGGGGGTTGCAAGCAAAATTGTTGTCTCTGCCCTCCAGAAACTTGGATTTTCCAAAAAGGCAATTCTCGACATCCTAAAGGAAACCGGAGACCTGGGGCTGACAGCAGAAAAGCTTGTGAGGGAAAAAAAGCAGATGAGCCTGCTTAAGCGAACCCTTAATATCGAAAAGGTATATGACTCCCTGAGGGAGCTCGCAACGCTGACCGGGAAAAACTCCCAGGGCAAAAAGCAGAACGTGATGATTGAGCTTCTGAATTTCGCTGAAGGTTCTGAAGCAAAGTACATTATCCGAACTGTCCTTGAGGAGCTGCGGCTTGGAACCGCTGAAGGGATACTCCGGGACTCCATTGCAAAGGCATACGAAATACCTTCCGAAACGGTTGAAGGGGCGTACAACCTGAAAACGGATTTTGGCGAGGTTGCAGTTATAGCTAAAAATGAGGGCTCGGAAGGACTCCTAAAGGCAGAGCTTGAGATAGGAAAACCCATCCGGGTAATGCTTGCCGAAAAATCCGAGAGTCTCGAAAAAGCCCTTGAAAGCGCTGAGGATCCCGCAATAGAGGTCAAGTATGACGGGCTTCGGACACTGATTGAAAAAGACGGGAAAAAAATATGGGTGTTTACAAGGCGTCTTGAAAACGTGACAAAGCAGTTTCCCGACCTCGTAAAGCTTGCAAGGGAAAATATCCTGGCAGAAAAAGCGATTGTCGAGGGCGAAACCATAGGGCTCCGGGAAGGAAAACCACTTCCCTTCCAGGAATTGTCAAAACGAATACACCGAAAATACGAAATCAGGGACACTTCAAAGGAAATACCTATCCAGGCAAACCTTTTCGACTGCCTTCTCATTGGCGACAGGGAGATTATGATGCTGCCTTTCAGGGAAAGGCGGGCGGAGCTTGAAAAAATTATCAATGTGGTGCCAGGCAAGTTCCAGCTTGCCGAGCAGATTGTGACAAAAGACTTAAAAAAAGCAGAAAAATTCTACAAAAATGCCCTTGAGTTAGGCCAGGAAGGCGTTATGGTCAAAAATTTGAGTAAGCCCTACCAGCCGGGAAAAAGGGTAGGAAATATGTACAAGGTCAAGCCCGAAAAGGAAACGCTTGATGTTGCAATAACTGGCGCTGAGTGGGGAGAAGGAAGGCGCGCCCAGTGGCTTGGCTCGTTTACTCTCTCCATCAGGGACCCTGAAACCGGAGACCTCCTGGAAATTGGAAAGCTTGGAACCGGGCTGACTGATGAGCAGTTCAGGGAAGCAACAGAGATTCTAAAGCCCCTGATTGAGCTTGAAAAGGATAATTCCGTGCGGCTCCGTCCCAAAATAGTAATAGAGGTCGGCTACCAGGAAATACAAAAGTCTCCAAACTACAAATCCGGCTTTGCGCTGAGGTTCCCTAAACTGGTGAGGTTTCGGGACGACAAAAGCATTGATGATGTCGATTCCCTTGAACGGGTGGAGGGGCTTTTCAGAAAAGGCGCCTGA